The stretch of DNA GATTCCAATTTTGCTATCGTTCTGTTCAACAAATTACGACCTCGCAAAAGAGTTTTCAAAAACTGAGCTTCTTCTTCATTAATGACTTCAATAATGCTTTGTGGATCCTTTTTTACTTCTGGAAAAACGTCACCTGCGACAACAAATTGAGTTCAGctggaatttaaataataagagatgataatttttattataaaattatttaccgaGAAGATCCACTACTACATTTACGAGAGATCCAAAGAATCCTGGTttagcatttaatttttcagttgCGTAACGTACGGCGCGTCGTAAAATTCTTCTTAGTAcatatctatataaaaaaaaaaaataatattcagataAGTTAATTTCGATAAAGCACAAATGtggaataaagtttaaagtaaTATGGCTCACCCTCTACCAGTGTTATTGGGCATTCCTCCATCTGCCAAAGCAATTGTAATAGTTCGAGCATGATCAGCCAAAACTCTATAGGCCATATCGAACCCGTTAATATCGTCATCTCCTATTTTACCTTGATAAGGTGGAGCGCCTGTACCTTTTTCAATTGCAGCAAACAAGGGCATAAACAAATCGGTATCGTAATTGGCACGTTTATTTTGAATTACTGATACCAGTCGTTCTAATCCCAAGCCGCAATCTATATGCTTTCTTGGCAATGATTTAAGACTGCCGTCTAATTCTCTGTTGTATTGAATAAATACTAGATTCCAAATTTCTAACACATCTGGATCATCCATGTTTACAAGGTGAGCTGCTTCTCTGTCACCAATACGATCGTAATGCAATTCACTGCATGGTCCACAGGGTCCAGTCTCGCCCATTTCCCAAAAGTTGTCCTTCATATTACCCGGCAAAACGTGTGAAGCAGGTACTCtgttgttatttattatatattaattactatttatcgtatattaatatttttttacttatattttacaattttaacattttaaaacagtattataaaataattataataaataaaaaacaatagagtttaacaaatataacaTTTGTTGTAACATAGTTTTACCCAAGAGAAAGCCATAGATCCTTGCATTCGTCATCTGGTGCCAATCCACTTTTTTCATCCCCACCAAAATATGTCACATATAATCTATCAGCTGGAAGTTTCAACACATCAGTCAAAAATTCCCAGGCCCAGGAGCATATTTCTttctaagaaaaaataataaaaaatttttaactatatATAACACAATATAATCGTATATATAAACTGTATATAACACaaaatatatcgaaaataTAATCGTTTGTTCTGTcgacaataaatttttttatattaccttGAAATAATCACCAAAGGACCAGTTTCCCATCATCTCAAAAAATGTGTGATGATAAACGTCTTTACCGACGTCGTCCAAATCATTGTGCTTTCCTCCAGCTCGGATGCATTTCTGACTATTGACAACGCGTACCCATTTTGCCATATCACTGTTGGGATCCACTGTTCCCAAAAATATAGGCTTAAActgaaatacatttaaaataaaaaaaaaaaataatcaaaaagcTAACAAATTTAACATAAGAATTATCAGGACATACTTGATTCATTCCAGCATTTGTGAAAAGCAAGGTTGGATCATCATGAGGTATTGTCGAGCTCGAGTGTACATATTCGTGACCCTTGTTCTTAAAGAAGTCGATATAGGCTTGTCGAATCTGTTTCGCGTTCATGTTGCTCATCAGTGTGATGTCCCCTGGCTCCACAAATTCTGTAAAGTTAACAGTACATTATAATTCACCATATGGGTCCAGGTTGCATCAGACATGCAAGTGAGCTACGAAATAATATCAAACATGACAAAATGtacaatgtatataattatgttataaaatttttgcttCGATATTTGAACGAAAAGTAGAAAGAAACACTAACAGACTTGCTAGACTAATTACCAAATGAGTATGTGAATGATACAGACGTGTACGGGCGATTGATCCACGCGGCATCCACGCGGGTTCATTCGCGAAAGGTGGGTGCAGCGGCTGgggattaaaaaagaaaggagggagggagagagaatcCAGAGCACATGCACAATATGAGGATATACGTACGCTTACGAGGTTTGTGGAACCGGTAAACGAAAGAAGTGAGGTGAGATTAAGTGccaataattaacaataaaaaaagagaaaaaaaaaaagcaaatgaGGTTAGTCAATAGGGTACCGATTTTCGCGTAAGTTATACTACTCGGCTATagcgataataataaacgaaCGATCAGAAGAAAAATCATTCAGGATGCCGTTTATGAAAGGCTTGGCGCCTGTACGGCGGACACTGAAATACTTAATGTCCGGCAAACTGATCTTGAAAGATACAATACAAATATTGTCTATTAATTACAACTCACGTGACGAGCATCACAAAGGGACGAGGTAAAATATTCGAATATAACCTAAAGCAGTAActtgttttttaaatgctttttctttctttacaggGAATTCATATTTTGGCATTTATCGCAAATACAGTACAAAAATCCAAATGTGCAAATAGCTACCTTTAAAGATAAAACTCCATCgccatttataaaattttactatggTAATTGTTTAAACTTATTTACAATTTCAAACAAGGTTCATTtaatgagagattagaataAAACAAGATATGTAGGCAGTGATTAGcagtgtattaaaaaatcttgcttttgtaaaattgtatGATGCAAaagtctatatttttttttacagaggaTGGCAAAACAATGCTGATAGATGTAGATAGTAAAAATAAGGATGAGATACTTGAGCATCTTATAAAAGTAGTGGGCAAACCAAAAGAGACATTGATGAATGAATACTTAACTCAGCAGAAAAAAGACAATCCAGCAAATTTTGGAGTGGGTTGTGATAGAAGTTGTATATGCCATGTTCCAGGACAAATACCATGCCCTGGCATAGTTCCTTTACCAGATCATATGCGTTATAAGATCATATATCAGAATAAAGAGTAAACCAAATATACATCTGTTACAAATTCTTACATCTTATTGTATTTGTGTAACTATATGAGTTACATGTCATAAACATGTGTAG from Cardiocondyla obscurior isolate alpha-2009 linkage group LG04, Cobs3.1, whole genome shotgun sequence encodes:
- the Mrps25 gene encoding small ribosomal subunit protein mS25, whose translation is MPFMKGLAPVRRTLKYLMSGKLILKDTIQILSINYNSRDEHHKGTREFIFWHLSQIQYKNPNVQIATFKDKTPSPFIKFYYEDGKTMLIDVDSKNKDEILEHLIKVVGKPKETLMNEYLTQQKKDNPANFGVGCDRSCICHVPGQIPCPGIVPLPDHMRYKIIYQNKE